A single genomic interval of Bradyrhizobium sp. AZCC 1693 harbors:
- a CDS encoding acyl-CoA synthetase — protein sequence MSAAQNQYSIGLDKTPANYVPLTPLSFLARSAAVYPDHISTVYEGRSFTWAETYERCRRFASWLAGRGIGNGDTVAAMLPNIPAMNEVHFAVPMAGAVLNALNIRLDAPSIAFQLDHGGAKIILVDPEFSGVISEALTLMKGPKPFVVDVDDAAFAGGKRIGELEYEAAVAQGDPGFVARSPGDEWDAIALSYTSGTTGNPKGVVTHHRGAYLNAVSNILAGNLGQHPVYLWTLPMFHCNGWCFPWTVAASAGTNVCLRKVDPAKIFELIPKHGVTHMCGAPIVYNTLINAPGAPKGKASRPVIGLIAGAAPPVAVLEGAESIGIKLTHVYGLTEVYGPASVCAEQPGWDELPADQRAQLKRRQGVPYPLEEAVTVLDPETMQEVPRDGETVGEVMFRGNIVMKGYLKNEKATQEAFAGGWFHTGDLGVLDEHGYIIIKDRSKDIIISGGENISSVEVEDVLYKHPAVLFAAVVAKPDPKWGEVPCAFVELKEGARATEAEIIAFCRTHMSGFKTPKAVVFGVIPKTSTGKIQKFMLRNQVDSAKAISA from the coding sequence ATGAGCGCAGCCCAGAACCAGTATTCGATCGGATTGGACAAGACGCCGGCGAATTACGTGCCGCTGACGCCGCTGAGTTTCCTCGCACGCAGCGCCGCCGTTTACCCCGATCACATCAGCACGGTCTATGAAGGCCGCAGTTTCACCTGGGCCGAGACCTACGAGCGCTGCCGACGCTTTGCGTCCTGGCTCGCCGGGCGTGGTATCGGAAACGGCGACACGGTCGCGGCAATGCTGCCGAACATCCCGGCCATGAACGAGGTGCATTTTGCGGTCCCGATGGCGGGCGCGGTGCTGAATGCACTGAACATCCGGCTCGATGCGCCCTCGATCGCTTTCCAACTCGACCATGGCGGCGCGAAAATCATTCTCGTCGATCCGGAATTTTCCGGCGTGATCTCCGAAGCGCTGACGCTGATGAAGGGACCGAAACCGTTTGTCGTCGATGTCGACGACGCTGCCTTTGCAGGCGGCAAGCGGATCGGCGAACTCGAATATGAGGCGGCGGTTGCGCAGGGCGATCCGGGCTTCGTCGCAAGGTCGCCCGGCGATGAATGGGACGCGATTGCGCTGAGCTATACCTCGGGCACCACGGGCAACCCCAAGGGGGTCGTTACCCATCACCGCGGCGCTTATCTCAATGCCGTCAGCAATATTCTGGCGGGCAATCTCGGCCAGCATCCGGTGTATCTGTGGACGCTGCCGATGTTCCACTGCAACGGCTGGTGCTTTCCGTGGACGGTCGCGGCCTCGGCTGGCACCAATGTCTGCCTGCGCAAGGTCGATCCGGCAAAAATCTTCGAACTGATCCCGAAGCACGGCGTCACCCACATGTGCGGCGCGCCGATCGTCTACAACACGCTGATCAACGCGCCCGGCGCCCCGAAGGGCAAAGCCTCGCGCCCCGTGATTGGACTGATCGCGGGCGCCGCGCCGCCGGTCGCCGTGCTTGAAGGCGCCGAAAGCATTGGCATCAAGCTGACGCATGTCTACGGGCTGACCGAGGTTTATGGCCCCGCCTCCGTCTGCGCCGAGCAGCCGGGGTGGGACGAACTGCCCGCCGACCAGCGCGCCCAGCTGAAACGGCGCCAGGGCGTGCCCTACCCGCTGGAGGAAGCGGTGACCGTGCTCGATCCCGAAACCATGCAGGAAGTGCCGCGCGATGGCGAGACCGTCGGCGAGGTCATGTTCCGCGGCAATATCGTGATGAAGGGCTATCTGAAGAACGAGAAGGCAACGCAAGAAGCCTTCGCCGGCGGCTGGTTTCACACCGGCGATCTCGGCGTGCTCGACGAGCACGGCTACATCATCATCAAGGACCGTTCCAAGGACATCATCATATCAGGCGGCGAGAACATCTCCTCCGTCGAAGTCGAGGACGTCCTCTACAAGCACCCGGCCGTGCTGTTCGCGGCCGTGGTCGCAAAGCCCGATCCCAAATGGGGCGAGGTGCCCTGCGCCTTCGTCGAATTGAAGGAAGGCGCCAGGGCGACGGAGGCCGAGATCATCGCCTTCTGCCGCACCCACATGTCGGGATTCAAGACACCGAAGGCGGTGGTGTTCGGAGTTATCCCGAAGACGTCTACAGGCAAGATCCAAAAATTCATGCTGCGCAACCAGGTGGATTCGGCGAAGGCGATTTCGGCCTGA